The following coding sequences lie in one Polynucleobacter asymbioticus genomic window:
- a CDS encoding MBL fold metallo-hydrolase has translation MSEKRIGNYLLPPGMEIFERGWLSANNVLLFGEQDVSLVDTGYCAHQQMTLDLVSNSLQQHGLKTLNKVVNTHLHSDHCGGNAALSEVFDCEIWIPQAEAIAVQDWDENLLSFEQLGQECPRFSHQALLVPGEELILGPYRWQILAAPGHDNHSIMLYQEQHQILISADALWEEGFGVIFPELWGEGGFEEVAQTLELIERLPVALVIPGHGKPFTNVKQSIETAKSRLDYLSSDADRNARHGAKVLLKYKLLEWRSQKLIDAQQWIARTPVLENIRKQLNMNAEDFQLWLVEALVKSKAAIIEKDYLVNLD, from the coding sequence GTGTCTGAAAAGCGCATTGGTAATTATTTGCTCCCGCCCGGAATGGAGATTTTCGAGCGCGGATGGTTATCGGCAAATAATGTTTTACTATTCGGTGAACAAGACGTTTCCTTAGTTGACACTGGGTACTGTGCTCATCAACAGATGACACTGGATTTAGTTTCTAATTCACTGCAGCAGCATGGCTTAAAAACCCTCAATAAAGTAGTCAACACCCATCTGCATTCTGATCATTGTGGCGGTAATGCGGCTTTATCCGAAGTATTTGATTGCGAGATTTGGATACCGCAAGCGGAGGCCATCGCGGTGCAAGACTGGGATGAGAATTTACTCAGCTTTGAACAGCTAGGGCAAGAGTGTCCACGCTTTAGTCATCAAGCTCTCCTAGTACCTGGTGAAGAACTGATCTTGGGTCCGTACCGCTGGCAAATTCTTGCGGCTCCAGGTCATGACAACCATTCCATCATGTTGTACCAAGAGCAGCATCAAATCTTGATCTCTGCCGATGCACTTTGGGAGGAAGGCTTTGGGGTCATCTTTCCTGAGCTATGGGGTGAGGGGGGTTTTGAAGAGGTGGCACAGACCTTGGAGCTGATTGAGAGGTTGCCTGTTGCTTTAGTAATCCCGGGACATGGAAAACCTTTTACTAATGTAAAACAGTCGATTGAGACTGCAAAATCACGCTTGGATTACCTCTCAAGCGATGCTGACCGTAATGCACGTCATGGCGCCAAAGTGCTCCTCAAGTACAAGCTCTTGGAATGGCGTAGTCAGAAACTAATAGACGCTCAGCAGTGGATTGCGAGAACGCCTGTATTGGAGAATATTCGCAAACAGCTCAATATGAATGCTGAGGATTTTCAGCTTTGGTTGGTGGAGGCTTTGGTGAAATCGAAAGCAGCCATCATCGAAAAAGATTACTTAGTCAATCTTGATTAA